The Nocardioides pantholopis genome window below encodes:
- a CDS encoding isocitrate lyase/PEP mutase family protein — MTSGPLRAAPAGAPDRLRALLAADDLVHLPGVHDAVSARLARRSGARAVHLSGAAVSISELGVPDLGFVHGTDIARRAALVAASLDGVPVLADADTGYGNALQARHTALGYAAAGAAGLHLEDQASPKRCGHLAGKAVIGRAEAVQKVRATVDAGTALVVVARTDALSVEGLGSVVERCVAFADVGADAVFPEGAALADLEQVRAALDAAGHRLPLVWNRSEAAGPVESGPTPAQLAEVGVRAVIHPVSALLAAARAMERVYAAIAESGSAAGTERWEWSALTGLVGQPELLDEELQYAVAEDPSSAHL; from the coding sequence GTGACCAGCGGCCCGCTCCGGGCCGCCCCGGCCGGGGCTCCCGACCGGCTGCGGGCCCTGCTGGCCGCTGACGACCTGGTGCACTTGCCGGGAGTCCACGACGCGGTCAGCGCCCGGCTCGCCCGGCGCAGCGGAGCCCGCGCCGTGCACCTCTCGGGGGCCGCGGTCTCGATCTCCGAGCTGGGCGTGCCCGACCTGGGCTTCGTGCACGGCACCGACATCGCCCGGCGGGCGGCGCTGGTCGCGGCCTCGCTGGACGGCGTACCGGTGCTGGCCGACGCCGACACCGGCTACGGCAACGCCCTGCAGGCGCGCCACACCGCGCTCGGCTACGCCGCCGCTGGCGCGGCCGGCCTCCACCTGGAGGACCAGGCCTCGCCGAAGCGGTGCGGGCACCTGGCCGGCAAGGCAGTGATCGGGCGCGCCGAGGCGGTGCAGAAGGTCCGCGCCACTGTCGACGCCGGCACCGCGCTCGTGGTCGTGGCCCGCACCGACGCCTTGTCGGTGGAGGGTCTCGGCTCGGTGGTCGAGCGCTGCGTGGCGTTCGCCGACGTCGGCGCCGACGCGGTCTTCCCCGAGGGGGCCGCGCTGGCCGACCTGGAGCAGGTGCGCGCCGCCCTGGACGCGGCCGGCCACCGGCTGCCACTGGTCTGGAACCGGTCCGAGGCCGCGGGGCCGGTCGAGTCCGGCCCGACTCCGGCCCAGCTGGCCGAGGTCGGCGTCCGGGCGGTCATCCACCCGGTGTCCGCGCTCCTGGCCGCCGCCCGCGCCATGGAGCGCGTCTACGCCGCGATCGCGGAGTCCGGCTCCGCGGCCGGCACCGAGCGCTGGGAGTGGTCGGCCCTCACCGGGCTGGTCGGCCAGCCCGAGCTGCTCGACGAAGAGCTGCAGTACGCCGTCGCCGAGGACCCGTCCTCGGCGCACCTCTGA
- a CDS encoding FAD-dependent oxidoreductase, which produces MTSTPGTPAPDHATVLVAGAGAVGLTAALVVARAGVPVTVLEAGSGLSTESRASTFHPPSLEMLDDLGVLEPLMERGIVSTGFQYRDRRTGPIADLDLGVLAEDTRFPFRVQCEQSKLTPILLEALQQLDHVTVHFDQRVVRAETTAESATLTTEAGDVFTADWVLGADGSNSQVRQTAGFSFEGMTYPERFLVASTTEDLETILPGISAVNYVFDPTEWLVLLRTPEHWRILFPTDQDTPDEVEIDPARIQERLAGVADLGRAWDVLHTTLYRVHQRVADTFRKDRLILMGDAAHINNPLGGMGMNSGVHDAMLEALALVGVLDGSASLDDLDEVCEARRQVALSYVKTITHDNWEKLRQDDPEAQRAYHDELRALASDTAKMRRHLLNTSMINSLRDGKVVDMVGVGAGAGAGAGGASA; this is translated from the coding sequence ATGACCAGCACCCCTGGCACCCCCGCCCCCGACCACGCCACCGTCCTCGTGGCCGGCGCCGGTGCGGTCGGCCTGACCGCCGCCCTGGTCGTCGCCCGGGCCGGTGTGCCGGTGACCGTCCTGGAGGCCGGCTCCGGCCTCTCGACCGAGTCCCGGGCCTCGACCTTCCACCCGCCGAGCCTGGAGATGCTCGACGACCTCGGCGTCCTCGAGCCGCTGATGGAGCGCGGCATCGTGTCCACCGGCTTCCAGTACCGCGACCGGCGGACCGGCCCGATCGCCGACCTGGACCTGGGCGTCCTCGCGGAGGACACCCGGTTCCCGTTCCGGGTCCAGTGCGAGCAGTCCAAGCTCACCCCGATCCTGCTCGAGGCGCTGCAGCAGCTCGACCACGTGACCGTGCACTTCGATCAGCGGGTGGTGCGGGCCGAGACCACCGCGGAGTCGGCGACGCTGACCACCGAGGCCGGCGACGTGTTCACCGCCGACTGGGTGCTCGGCGCCGACGGCTCGAACTCGCAGGTGCGCCAGACCGCTGGCTTCAGCTTCGAGGGCATGACCTACCCCGAGCGCTTCCTGGTCGCCTCGACCACCGAGGACCTCGAGACGATCCTGCCGGGCATCTCGGCCGTCAACTACGTCTTCGACCCGACCGAGTGGCTGGTCCTGCTCCGCACCCCGGAGCACTGGCGGATCCTGTTCCCGACCGACCAGGACACCCCCGACGAGGTCGAGATCGACCCCGCCCGGATCCAGGAGCGGCTCGCCGGCGTCGCCGACCTCGGCCGTGCCTGGGACGTCCTGCACACCACGCTCTACCGGGTGCACCAGCGGGTGGCCGACACCTTCCGCAAGGACCGGCTGATCCTGATGGGCGACGCCGCCCACATCAACAACCCGCTCGGCGGCATGGGCATGAACAGCGGCGTCCACGACGCGATGCTCGAGGCCCTGGCGCTGGTCGGCGTGCTCGACGGCTCGGCCTCGCTCGACGACCTCGACGAGGTCTGCGAGGCCCGCCGCCAGGTGGCGCTGTCGTACGTCAAGACGATCACCCACGACAACTGGGAGAAGCTGCGCCAGGACGACCCGGAGGCCCAGCGGGCCTACCACGACGAGCTGCGCGCGCTGGCCTCCGACACCGCGAAGATGCGCCGCCACCTGCTCAACACCTCGATGATCAACTCGCTGCGCGACGGCAAGGTCGTGGACATGGTCGGCGTCGGGGCCGGGGCCGGGGCCGGGGCCGGGGGAGCCTCCGCGTGA
- a CDS encoding aldehyde dehydrogenase family protein has protein sequence MRIERENPARTDEVVGTVAVADADAVDAAVRRARSAQAAWADTDLAHRAELLRQGVARLREHLEELAELTARETGKVLADARGEAGFAATVLGFYADRGEALLTDGGYDDQRGRMVVRHRPFGVVAAVTPWNAPLILTMLKLAPALVAGNAVVVKPSPLAPFGVSRLLELVATGLPEGLVQVVHGGAETASALVAHPGVDRVAFTGGDAAGRAIAGLAARALTPSVLELGGNDPAVLLDDVELGEAAMERLVMATFATSGQVCMAVKRLYVHRSRLDEAVDAFCAAADRVLRLGDPLHAGSSAGPVVSAASAERVEGLVDEARAAGASVLPLGVVDPDTDLSRGYYVRPTLVLGAAEESRIVAEEQFGPTLPVLAFDSVEEVVSRANAGELGLGASVWSADEDRAFDVARRLEAGFAFVNTHNRTGMALHAPFGGVKRSGWGREYGDEGLMEYVQPCVVHAPAVFRAGAAGLAANAYPG, from the coding sequence GTGAGGATCGAGCGCGAGAACCCGGCCCGCACCGACGAGGTCGTCGGCACGGTCGCGGTGGCGGACGCCGACGCGGTCGACGCCGCCGTACGCCGCGCGCGCTCGGCGCAGGCCGCCTGGGCGGACACCGACCTCGCCCACCGCGCGGAGCTGCTGCGCCAGGGGGTCGCCCGGCTGCGCGAACACCTCGAGGAGCTGGCCGAGCTCACCGCCCGGGAGACCGGGAAGGTGCTCGCGGACGCGCGCGGCGAGGCCGGCTTCGCCGCGACCGTGCTCGGCTTCTACGCCGACCGCGGCGAGGCGCTGCTGACCGACGGCGGGTACGACGACCAGCGGGGCCGGATGGTGGTTCGGCACCGCCCCTTCGGCGTGGTCGCGGCCGTGACGCCGTGGAACGCCCCGCTGATCCTGACCATGCTCAAGCTGGCGCCCGCCCTGGTGGCCGGGAATGCAGTGGTCGTCAAGCCCTCGCCGCTGGCACCGTTCGGCGTGAGCCGGCTGCTGGAGCTGGTCGCCACGGGCCTGCCCGAGGGCCTGGTCCAGGTCGTCCACGGGGGAGCGGAGACGGCCTCGGCGCTGGTCGCCCACCCGGGCGTGGACCGGGTGGCCTTCACCGGCGGCGACGCCGCCGGCCGGGCGATCGCCGGCCTGGCGGCCCGCGCGCTCACCCCCAGCGTGCTCGAGCTCGGCGGCAACGACCCGGCGGTCCTGCTCGACGACGTCGAGCTGGGGGAGGCGGCGATGGAGCGGCTGGTGATGGCGACGTTCGCCACCAGCGGCCAGGTCTGCATGGCGGTCAAGCGGCTCTACGTGCACCGGTCCCGCCTCGACGAGGCAGTGGACGCGTTCTGCGCGGCCGCCGACCGGGTGCTGCGCCTGGGGGACCCGCTGCACGCGGGCTCCAGCGCGGGCCCGGTGGTCAGCGCGGCCTCCGCGGAGCGGGTCGAGGGGCTGGTCGACGAGGCCCGCGCGGCGGGCGCCTCGGTGCTGCCGCTGGGCGTCGTCGACCCCGACACCGACCTCTCCCGCGGCTACTACGTGCGTCCGACGCTGGTGCTCGGGGCGGCCGAGGAGTCCCGGATCGTCGCCGAGGAGCAGTTCGGCCCGACGCTGCCGGTGCTCGCCTTCGACTCGGTCGAGGAGGTCGTGTCCCGGGCGAACGCCGGGGAGCTGGGCCTGGGGGCGTCGGTGTGGTCCGCCGACGAGGACCGCGCCTTCGACGTGGCCCGCCGCCTCGAGGCCGGCTTCGCGTTCGTCAACACCCACAACCGCACCGGCATGGCGCTGCACGCGCCCTTCGGCGGGGTCAAGCGCTCCGGCTGGGGCCGCGAGTACGGCGACGAGGGGCTCATGGAGTACGTCCAGCCCTGCGTCGTGCACGCCCCGGCCGTGTTCCGCGCCGGGGCCGCGGGCCTCGCGGCGAACGCCTATCCGGGCTGA
- a CDS encoding oxidoreductase — MSQNLKFVQEFLDEAGPTDVSATFADWTALVDRLAAKVKDRFELHRDPSTDALESFAAENGPKGSIRGYTGPEIDWMIHSHMENAAAGFVNVHLTIWLGPQVKVPHFGMALGAFPQGWLFLDSVPRSYLMEDTESYDKYYEPLNAEWERVQAENDFIEPFVSRSAFVRASLSPTAMCFMAPGDGRLTELVTDVAERHLDRWLQWVDEAERVPEEEQAALAATDEAIRRNIAERDPANVMGERFFGPEMTQDLVRALWGGGRVLPRPLER; from the coding sequence ATGAGCCAGAACCTCAAGTTCGTCCAGGAGTTCCTGGACGAGGCCGGACCCACGGATGTCTCGGCGACGTTCGCCGACTGGACAGCTCTCGTGGACCGGCTGGCCGCCAAGGTCAAGGACCGGTTCGAGCTCCACCGCGACCCGTCGACCGACGCGCTGGAGTCCTTCGCCGCCGAGAACGGGCCGAAGGGCAGCATCCGCGGCTACACCGGTCCCGAGATCGACTGGATGATCCACTCGCACATGGAGAACGCCGCCGCCGGCTTCGTCAACGTGCACCTCACCATCTGGCTCGGCCCGCAGGTCAAGGTCCCGCACTTCGGCATGGCGCTGGGCGCCTTCCCGCAGGGCTGGCTCTTCCTCGACAGCGTCCCGCGCTCGTACCTGATGGAGGACACCGAGTCCTACGACAAGTACTACGAGCCGCTGAACGCCGAGTGGGAGCGGGTCCAGGCCGAGAACGACTTCATCGAGCCGTTCGTCAGCCGCAGCGCGTTCGTGCGCGCCAGCCTCTCGCCGACCGCGATGTGCTTCATGGCCCCCGGCGACGGCCGGCTGACCGAGCTGGTCACCGACGTCGCCGAGCGCCACCTCGACCGCTGGCTGCAGTGGGTCGACGAGGCCGAGCGGGTCCCCGAGGAGGAGCAGGCCGCCCTGGCCGCCACCGACGAGGCGATCCGTCGCAACATCGCCGAGCGGGACCCCGCCAACGTGATGGGCGAGCGGTTCTTCGGCCCCGAGATGACCCAGGACCTGGTCCGCGCCCTGTGGGGTGGCGGCCGGGTGCTGCCGCGGCCGCTCGAGCGCTGA
- a CDS encoding alpha/beta hydrolase family protein: MAQPPLVRALRDAVRVPGAVAPYDTVHLTVRYPARPAETTAERMSGVLPAHADGAPYPVVVVLPGVNVAAEGYRWLATALVEAGYVCATFDWVGELFPGQHGLTPGVDLAAVTPEAYGQRPTTPALAPVLEALARLGADGVLAGLLDLDRVALLGHSAGGTVALQSASPAWFPGVRAVVTYGAHTMASQQLGFPAGTLLPSPAQAPVLMVTGELDGVVAASAVRYGEDAGAPAHDPVTRTWAEAFPDGTEAWLAVLAGAGHMLPIDPDDPTSARGFLEEPLTADQDSLRVVLVDLVTTFLHARLRDDPAAKASLDDLCTNPAPVFADLRRR, translated from the coding sequence ATGGCGCAGCCACCGCTCGTCCGGGCACTGCGGGACGCCGTGCGCGTCCCGGGTGCCGTCGCGCCCTACGACACCGTCCACCTGACGGTGCGCTACCCGGCGCGTCCGGCGGAGACCACCGCCGAGCGGATGAGCGGTGTGCTGCCCGCCCACGCGGACGGCGCGCCGTACCCGGTCGTGGTGGTGCTGCCCGGCGTCAACGTCGCGGCCGAGGGCTACCGGTGGCTGGCCACCGCGCTGGTCGAGGCCGGCTACGTCTGCGCGACCTTCGACTGGGTGGGGGAGCTCTTCCCCGGCCAGCACGGGCTCACGCCGGGGGTCGACCTGGCGGCGGTCACGCCCGAGGCGTACGGCCAGCGCCCCACCACCCCGGCCCTGGCGCCGGTGCTCGAGGCGCTCGCGCGCCTGGGCGCCGACGGCGTGCTGGCCGGCCTGCTCGACCTGGACCGGGTGGCCCTGCTGGGACACTCGGCCGGCGGCACCGTGGCGCTGCAGTCGGCGAGCCCGGCGTGGTTCCCCGGCGTCCGCGCGGTCGTCACCTACGGCGCCCACACGATGGCCTCCCAACAGCTCGGCTTCCCGGCCGGCACCCTGCTGCCGTCCCCGGCGCAGGCGCCGGTCCTGATGGTCACCGGCGAGCTGGACGGCGTGGTCGCCGCGAGCGCCGTGCGGTACGGCGAGGACGCCGGCGCGCCCGCGCACGACCCGGTCACCCGCACCTGGGCCGAGGCGTTCCCCGACGGCACCGAGGCCTGGCTCGCGGTGCTCGCCGGCGCCGGGCACATGCTCCCGATCGACCCCGACGACCCGACCTCGGCCCGCGGCTTCCTGGAGGAGCCGCTGACCGCCGACCAGGACTCCCTGCGGGTCGTGCTGGTCGACCTGGTCACGACCTTCCTGCACGCACGCCTTCGCGACGACCCGGCCGCGAAGGCATCCCTGGACGACCTCTGCACCAACCCCGCACCCGTATTCGCCGATCTTCGGCGACGCTAG
- a CDS encoding aromatic ring-hydroxylating dioxygenase subunit alpha yields MFKNFWYAVEFSSDVVAGQPKKVKLLGQQLVVYRKTSDNSLVAMSDLCVHRGAALSDGKVKGDCLVCPYHGWEYNAGGEVTKIPAHPDKGIPRKARIDSYPVQDKYKMVWIYMGDLPEEDRPPIPDWSAVDDTETYAAVTGSFLWKSNYERILENGVDVAHTPFVHGGVFGNPEKPEVPEFEIEESPWHCKVSVKLNPPKSKGLWGVINPNKQDLKNRPQVPVSTTWWLPNMILLEVDTPMGAMKIFDVNIPIDEDTTMVKFIALRTFFKGKWADRDAKRRVFKVLYEDQSIVDAVRPELLPFDLSDELHVKSDYNAVLYRRRRQQLIDMGWSVEGNTIVGEGPARVEARVIPSPIRKEVPELASAWNFKEVRSREIKAGLAEKEAAAKDVAKSRTNGAKNGATPTAAPTKNEDVKA; encoded by the coding sequence ATGTTCAAGAACTTCTGGTACGCCGTCGAGTTCAGCTCGGATGTGGTTGCCGGCCAGCCCAAGAAGGTCAAGCTGCTCGGCCAGCAGCTGGTCGTCTACCGCAAGACCAGCGACAACTCCCTGGTCGCGATGTCGGACCTGTGCGTGCACCGCGGTGCCGCGCTCTCCGACGGCAAGGTCAAGGGCGACTGCCTGGTCTGCCCGTACCACGGCTGGGAGTACAACGCCGGTGGCGAGGTCACCAAGATCCCCGCGCACCCCGACAAGGGCATCCCGCGCAAGGCCCGCATCGACTCCTACCCGGTGCAGGACAAGTACAAGATGGTGTGGATCTACATGGGCGACCTCCCCGAGGAGGACCGCCCGCCGATCCCCGACTGGTCGGCTGTCGACGACACCGAGACCTACGCCGCCGTCACCGGCAGCTTCCTGTGGAAGTCGAACTACGAGCGCATCCTCGAGAACGGCGTGGACGTCGCGCACACCCCGTTCGTCCACGGCGGCGTCTTCGGCAACCCGGAGAAGCCCGAGGTCCCCGAGTTCGAGATCGAGGAGAGCCCCTGGCACTGCAAGGTGTCGGTCAAGCTCAACCCGCCGAAGTCCAAGGGCCTGTGGGGCGTCATCAACCCCAACAAGCAGGACCTGAAGAACCGCCCGCAGGTGCCGGTCTCCACCACCTGGTGGCTGCCGAACATGATCCTGCTCGAGGTCGACACCCCGATGGGTGCGATGAAGATCTTCGACGTCAACATCCCGATCGACGAAGACACCACGATGGTCAAGTTCATCGCGCTGCGCACGTTCTTCAAGGGCAAGTGGGCCGACCGCGACGCCAAGCGCCGCGTCTTCAAGGTGCTCTACGAGGACCAGAGCATCGTGGACGCCGTTCGTCCCGAGCTGCTTCCGTTCGACCTCTCCGACGAGCTGCACGTCAAGAGCGACTACAACGCCGTCCTCTACCGCCGCCGTCGCCAGCAGCTCATCGACATGGGCTGGTCGGTCGAGGGCAACACGATCGTCGGCGAGGGCCCGGCGCGGGTCGAGGCGCGGGTCATCCCCTCGCCGATCCGCAAGGAGGTCCCCGAGCTCGCGAGCGCCTGGAACTTCAAGGAGGTCCGCAGCCGCGAGATCAAGGCCGGCCTCGCCGAGAAGGAGGCCGCGGCCAAGGACGTCGCGAAGTCCCGCACCAACGGCGCCAAGAACGGCGCCACCCCCACCGCTGCCCCCACCAAGAACGAGGACGTCAAGGCATGA
- a CDS encoding SDR family oxidoreductase: MSAGSGRVVVVTGGTRGIGLGLAREFLARGCRVVICGRTTGAVDKALAELGQGDRATGLATDVQDREAVQALWDHAVATFGRVDVWINNAGLSAPRGPLHTVPTGAVRDVVAVNLVGALNGSAVASQAMAAQSGGGWIWNMEGFGSRGEHQPGMAVYGASKRAVQYLTEALVKQTKDTEVKVGFLSPGIVATDLLVGDYTDDPDGFDKVKKVFNILGDRVETVTPWLADQVLAARKHGTRVAWLTKTKAMRRFMGAGFTKRDIFAPEAD, translated from the coding sequence ATGAGCGCCGGGTCGGGCCGCGTCGTCGTCGTCACCGGCGGCACCCGCGGCATCGGGCTGGGCCTGGCGCGGGAGTTCCTCGCCCGCGGCTGCCGCGTGGTGATCTGCGGCCGCACGACCGGCGCCGTCGACAAGGCCCTCGCCGAGCTCGGGCAGGGCGACCGGGCGACCGGCCTGGCCACCGACGTCCAGGACCGCGAGGCGGTCCAGGCCCTGTGGGACCACGCCGTCGCGACCTTCGGGCGCGTCGACGTGTGGATCAACAACGCCGGACTCTCCGCTCCTCGCGGCCCGCTGCACACGGTGCCCACGGGCGCGGTGCGCGACGTCGTCGCGGTGAACCTGGTCGGTGCCCTCAACGGCAGCGCGGTCGCCTCGCAGGCGATGGCCGCGCAGTCCGGCGGCGGCTGGATCTGGAACATGGAGGGCTTCGGCTCCCGGGGCGAGCACCAGCCCGGCATGGCCGTGTACGGCGCCTCCAAGCGTGCCGTGCAGTACCTCACCGAGGCCCTGGTCAAGCAGACCAAGGACACCGAGGTGAAGGTCGGCTTCCTCTCCCCGGGCATCGTGGCCACCGACCTGCTGGTCGGCGACTACACCGACGACCCCGACGGGTTCGACAAGGTCAAGAAGGTCTTCAACATCCTCGGGGACCGGGTCGAGACAGTCACCCCGTGGCTCGCCGACCAGGTGCTCGCCGCCCGCAAGCACGGCACCCGCGTCGCGTGGCTGACCAAGACCAAGGCGATGCGCCGCTTCATGGGCGCCGGCTTCACCAAGCGCGACATCTTCGCCCCCGAGGCCGACTGA
- a CDS encoding maleate cis-trans isomerase family protein, translating into MSADRLGWRRKFGVIAPSTNTIVQPEFDMMRVPGVTSHYGRILIRDGRIADDEGMEKLLVQIRASLADCVEGIMTMQPDYMVMGMSAETFWDGVEGNREFVRQIQELSGGLGVATGAEACERALKLYGAKKIAVVTPYTPIGDANVRKFFTEIGFEVGQIKGLCVNSAVEIAQVSEKTLRESLVEINDSDVDAIVQCGTNLCMTELADEAERWLDKPVIAINAATWWMALRENGIDEQLHGFGSLLREH; encoded by the coding sequence GTGAGCGCGGACCGCCTGGGCTGGCGCCGCAAGTTCGGCGTCATCGCCCCCAGCACGAACACCATCGTCCAGCCCGAGTTCGACATGATGCGGGTCCCCGGCGTCACCTCGCACTACGGCCGGATCCTGATCCGCGACGGTCGGATCGCCGACGACGAGGGGATGGAGAAGCTGCTGGTCCAGATCCGTGCCTCCCTCGCCGACTGCGTCGAGGGCATCATGACGATGCAGCCCGACTACATGGTCATGGGCATGAGCGCGGAGACCTTCTGGGACGGCGTCGAGGGCAACCGCGAGTTCGTCCGGCAGATCCAGGAGCTCTCCGGCGGGCTGGGCGTCGCGACCGGCGCCGAGGCGTGCGAGCGGGCCCTGAAGCTGTACGGCGCGAAGAAGATCGCCGTGGTCACGCCGTACACGCCGATCGGGGACGCGAACGTCCGCAAGTTCTTCACCGAGATCGGCTTCGAGGTCGGGCAGATCAAGGGGCTGTGCGTGAACAGTGCCGTCGAGATCGCCCAGGTCTCGGAGAAGACCCTGCGCGAGTCGCTGGTCGAGATCAACGACTCCGACGTCGACGCGATCGTCCAGTGCGGCACGAACCTGTGCATGACCGAGCTGGCCGACGAGGCCGAGCGCTGGCTGGACAAGCCCGTGATCGCGATCAACGCCGCCACCTGGTGGATGGCGCTGCGCGAGAACGGCATCGACGAGCAGCTGCACGGCTTCGGCTCGCTGCTGCGCGAGCACTAG
- a CDS encoding class E sortase, which translates to MAIARRALERIEQFPLGRRTGRKDPWSGDDILFLVSATLHSAFTSGIRLVAELAVTAGLVLVAFAFYLLVWTNQQTAAAQRGLLDDFHDQSKGVAKAEKPGELQQPDAGEGFGVLHIPRLGEDWEWVVVEGVTDDALSQGPGHFPGTALPGQVGNFAVAGHRATHGEPFADLDRLEVGDQVVVESVGEWLTYEVTWERIVSPSATEVVEPVAGYPGATPEQRTLTLVTCHPRWGSSERLVVGAQLVERRTAASGPPAAIA; encoded by the coding sequence GTGGCCATCGCCAGGCGTGCTCTCGAACGCATCGAGCAGTTCCCCCTCGGTCGCCGGACGGGCCGCAAGGACCCGTGGTCCGGCGATGATATATTATTCCTCGTGTCGGCGACGTTACATTCAGCGTTCACCTCGGGCATTCGTCTGGTCGCCGAGCTCGCGGTCACCGCGGGCCTGGTCCTGGTCGCGTTCGCCTTCTACCTCCTGGTGTGGACCAATCAGCAGACCGCTGCCGCCCAGCGCGGCCTCCTCGACGACTTCCACGACCAGTCCAAGGGCGTCGCCAAGGCCGAGAAGCCCGGCGAGCTCCAGCAGCCGGACGCCGGCGAGGGGTTCGGCGTCCTGCACATCCCCCGGCTCGGCGAGGACTGGGAGTGGGTGGTGGTCGAGGGCGTCACCGACGACGCGCTGAGCCAGGGCCCCGGGCACTTCCCCGGCACCGCACTCCCCGGACAGGTCGGGAACTTCGCGGTCGCGGGCCACCGGGCCACGCACGGCGAGCCGTTCGCGGACCTCGACCGGCTCGAGGTGGGCGACCAGGTCGTCGTGGAGTCGGTCGGCGAGTGGCTGACCTACGAGGTCACCTGGGAGCGGATCGTGAGCCCCTCGGCCACCGAGGTCGTCGAGCCGGTGGCCGGCTATCCGGGCGCCACCCCCGAGCAGCGCACACTGACACTGGTCACCTGCCACCCGAGGTGGGGGTCGAGCGAGCGGCTCGTCGTGGGCGCCCAGCTCGTCGAACGCCGGACCGCCGCGTCCGGACCGCCCGCCGCCATCGCCTGA